Below is a window of Impatiens glandulifera chromosome 2, dImpGla2.1, whole genome shotgun sequence DNA.
TGTATCTTATATGAGAATATaagatcatttatttttttgagaaaaattaaaattttaaattatgtgcaagttaaattttgattagagcgagttaaatagttaaaatggTACTAAATTTATTCactaagaaataaaaaattcaagttcatgtaaaaagtaaaaaataaaaaataaaaacaatttttttaagatagatacaaataaaattttaataatttttttttttttttaaaatagtctatcccaataacaaaaatatgacatgaaaaaataaaagttaccAAACATATTATCAAGTTCAATAAATCATTATGAAGAACAAATAACTCTATGAACTATTTCACCAATTTTTCGAAACGAATATCAAAAtgaatcataataatagtaataagaatgaaacgAATCAGACAATTGcgataattgaaaatttgacaatttctctaacgaaaaaattaataaaaaatatatttaattgaaaaatataaatttagaaataataaaatccaaaatatttgTATACAAAAATGgcaattattaaaaacaaaggTGACCCCAGCTTTTAATTTTTTGTGAAAAAAgaagttatatattaaatactagTGAAAACCCCCTTTGATAATTGCTATTGCCTATCGTGTCATTTGACATTCTGGCGGGCTCGATAGAGAGAAGCGCTTCGGTCGAACCGACACAGTCGCCGGATTAGACCGGCACCAGGTATGACGACGGTCACCGCTTTCTCACCAGCCGCCGTTCGACCACCAATGTGTTTCCTCAACACTGCCAGATGCCCCAAACCGTCCCGTTTCAAGGTCTCGGCCGATAATTTTCCTTCATTTCTCCCAAAACAAGTAGAGAAAATCAAAGATCCATTTGCTCGAAAGTTAGCTACTAGGATTCAGAGACTTCCAGTTCCTGTAAGTTTATTTTCGCTGTTATTTCTTTGACGATGAGTTACTGCATGGCTTGTTATTCTTTCTCTTTCCGCGTTTCCtattaaaataatgtgaatTTTTGGGGTTCTGATACTGCATGCGTGGTTGATTGCTTTTAAAATGTTGAAGATCTCTTCACTGTAACGTTGTTTATGGATTTATTACTGTTACATTGAGTATTTGTTTACTTAAGCATGAGGTTACTTATTTCCTTATTAGTTGAATCTGAAATCAAAACATAGGCTGCTTTTGTGCACACAAGCTTATGATCTGATCACAAACAGGAGAATTTACGAGATCATGTAATGTAAcctcttttgtttatttctgaagAAGAtagaaacattttatttaagCAAATAAAGTACAAAAAGTCTACTTTCATGCCTTAGAAAAGAGAGAGCACAAATATGTTACTCTGATAAAGGAAGAACAAAGACAATTACAATCCATATGCAAAACCTCACCCAACAAAATccaataactaattattaatcatCTCTTTGACGATGTTAGAAACTCCCAGAATAAACATGTCCTGTGaagaaagaaatatgaaaaatagaTGCTTTTTATTAGAATGTTCTTCGATTTCTTTCACCCAGAATGATCCACTAAAGAGGAATCGAGATAATTTTTCAGTCTTTTTTAGTTTAGTGGTTTTCACCCAACTCCATTTCTCTTTTGACCGGGACTCTGCCTAAGCAGAATCTATGAAGATGATGTACTTTGAAGCCCATAAGAATCTGCTTGTTGTTTGAGTTCTGATGAAAGAAATAATGATTTATCAAGGTTAACTTTCAGCTCCGAAACAGCttaaaaaatgatcaaaatcctCGTAAAAGTTCTCATATATGTGGGGTTAGAGAAGGTGAAAAATACACAACTCTCTTCTATGTGAACTAGTATTCAAAAACCATACATAATTCCAATACTTCCAGCTTTGTAAATCAGAATACTTAGTGCCCCGATAACCATAGTATATAGAAAGGGGATAACAGATCTCCTTGTCTCAATCCTGTAGAACATCTGAAGAATCCATTAACCTTCGGATTGACCACCACAAAGAACAATGGGGAAGATACAAAATTGAATCCATTTGTCGCCTATAATTGAATCCCAAATATGTCGCTCTTTCACAAAGGCGGACCTAGATTCAAATGTGACTAACGAGAGAGTTTGTCTAAGTCAGTTAGATATCACCATAGCTAAAATTTTGTAGAAGATTGAGACCACACTTATAGGCCTAAAATGCTTTACATCATTTGTCCAATTCATCTGCTTGGTTACTAACACATTGcttcttattttttatgaatgtgATTGAACAATTGTTCAATAAATGGGCATAGGAAAAAAGGCTAAATAACTGAATGTTTTGTGGCTTCCAAAGGTTAGCTTCTTAGAGAATCCAATCATGAGCAGTTGCGTGAAGCCATTGATGCAAGAGCAATCCACTCCTGTTGTGCTCCTACACGGTTTCGATAGGTGAGATTTTTGTGCAAATGAAATTACCTGGTTTCTAGAATGAAAGATCCTGGTCTTTCTAAAGTTTTCTATGGATTCATTTCAGTTCCTGCTTAGAATGGAGATACACACTTCCTCTGCTTGAGGAAGCTGGTTTGGAGACATGGGCAATTGATATTCTTGGCTGGGGGTTCTGTGATCTAGGTTTGCTTTGATCCCCAGTTCTTTTCTTTTTACCCAGTAATTGCTCTTCTTGGTAGTTTTACAATACATTATCCTTGAAATCATCAGAAAGGACTCCGCGATGTGACGTTGCTACCAAACGTGAACACCTCTATCAAGTAAGTTACGAATCCACAGTTTAATTTGTTTGACATGTTAAGAAGTCTACATTTCCTCTGAATCTATCATGTATCCTGTAGTTTTGGAAGACCTATATCAGAAGACCAATGCTATTAGTTGGGCCTAGCCTTGGTGCTGCTGTTGCTATTGACTTTGCTGTCAAATATCCTGAAGCTGTAAGGATTTCCACATACTAacaattatttcataatataataagaAACTCAGGGACACTTATTACAGGTTGATAGCTTGGTTTTCCTTGATGCAAGTGTTTATGCAGAAGGCACTGGCAACTTAGCAAAATTACCTAAACCAGTAGCATATGCTGGGGTACGTCCTCTCTTTTCTGTCAAATTATGATTATGTTGCTTTCgttttgatgaaaattatgatACTTGGTGAAGTTATTGTTAGATGTGAGAGCCTTATTAACTGTTTAACATAAGATTATTCTTTTGCACCTGTTGCTTCTTAATAATATCCCATTTTGACGCCacttctaaaaaaataatacattaaattgTAACAAATTCAAAACTCATAAAACATGcaaataatttaaatggttTTTTACTTGCTAAAGTTTTCATCATGACATTGATGTTGGCCAACAGGTTTATGTGCTGAAGAGAACCGCATTGCGATTTTATGGGACCTCTTTGACCTATAACAGTTTACCATTTGACACATGCTTAGAAAGGACAAATGTAAGCACTACCTATAAATTTAATCTCAAGATTGTGGACTAATTTCAATTTGATATAGTTCGTATATCTGATTTGGGTTAACACTTATTCCCTCTTAAATTTTAGGTGGGTCGTTTACATTGTCTGCTGCCTTGGTGGGAAGATGCAACTGTGGCTTTCATGACTAGTGGGGGTTATAAGGTATCTTCACAGATAAAAAAGGTATGCCTGTATTTCTCATTTCCAGTGGACAGCTGTAAAGCTTAGAAATAGAGTTCCTTTTGAGCATTTCTTTTTATGTGGTCATGTAATAATTCAGGTGAAGCAGAGGACACTTATCATATGGGGTGAGGACGATCGAATTATCAGCAGCAAACTTGGCGTGGTAAGCACTTATTCAAAGCATGTCCAGTTAATACTTATGCCGTTATTCTAAAAAAGCTTgcaaatgaaatatatatataagaaaagtTACTTTGTCTATTGCATGTTTAACCAGAGATTGCAATGTGAACTTCCAAACTCAAAACTTCGTCTAGTGCCAGAATGTGGTCACATCCCTCATCTAGAAAAGCCCACTGTTGCTGCAAAGATGATATTGGAGTTTTACAAAGAGAACCAACAGTTAGAGAGTTCTGTACGTTCTGCTAATAAAGGTTCCCTTTCTTCTCCATTCAAGCTTGTGCGCCCTTAGAGGTTGGAGTATTTGCTCTGCAAAAACTATTCCATTTCTGTCCGATGCACATTCCCCAAAATTACCGAGTCAGTGTTCTTTTACCAGTTTTTCTAAAGAGGGCTGTGATATCCCATAGTGGTTGTGTTAGTAATGGACACTTGCAATACTTAATTGTCACAAGTTGAGAGCAAAGAACATGAACAATGACATTATAGTTAAAATGTCAAGCTCAATGCAAGTTCTTCCAATGAAATatacaaaatacaaaaacaGACTGGTCCACTTGTTTGGGACAGTGTTGTGGTTTGTAAAACCTTTTTGAGTCGTAATAAACGGTGTTAGGATCCTAGTCAGAATCCCCAGTTCTCATTTtgttctcttttttattttcaaatagcaTCAGAATGTTTTACTGTGCTTCCTTCCATTTTGTTCTGTGTTTGTGGGGGAACAGGTGTAATTTGATGTAATTGCATATATGTTTAAGATTACCTATAGGGATTTAGGGTTAAAAAATCAACTTAATGACCTGCTTTctgaatacaaaattaataaaaaacaagacTTTTCTATGTCTAATCTTATCTGATAACTTGGCATCTTAAGGTAGAACTGTTTTACTTTTACCCAAAAACTTAGGTTCTCTTTTTGACTTTTATAATGGTCTAAGGTGTGCCCAACTCTAGGCTATCCTCTAGTAGAAGGGGCAAAACTGAAATTTCACAGGCATCCCAATAATTCActtaaatagattaattaataccTCTTGATAATACTCACCAAAAACATaagaataaaatgatatatggtaccagattctcattaaaaattaattaggaaaaataaataatatatatagtcttaAGTCTTAGTATATGATGTACAACAGATGGTGACAGTctagaaaaaagaagaaaagaggtTATACCTCTACCCCCACCACTTAAAAAAAGGGGAATCAAATTCCCAAGGCTTTTCTCATAGGTAGGGGAAAGAAAACATATAGCCAGTGGGGGTTGTGTCCAGTCTAGATAGTTCTATGCTACCAACCCATCTCTAGAATATCATCATCCATGGAGAAATCTCATCCACACATCAAATTTCAAGAGCTCATTATCCACTCCTCTCTTCTTAAGCATAAGATGTATGAGAGAAATAGTGTCAAAGTAAATGACCCTAATAGATTTGAATTGTGAAGGGCTGAAAGGGCATTGTTGTCGAAGCCCCCTATGGGTGAGGGGCTGCTGAAGCTTGGAATGTTGCTTCCGTTGTTGATTGTACTCGGAGGCGGCGTGGCTGATGGAATTATACCCGGAGATGGTGTGCTGCTGTTAAAGTAAAAACTTAAGACTCAAATTGTATAGTCATGTACAATGACATAATTACCCTTCACCAAAAAAGATTACAGTAGTTAAGGAAAACATGGCAATTTAGTGCCAAGATTACGCCTATTGAGCATGTTATATTAGTATTATGACACGAATTCCT
It encodes the following:
- the LOC124926422 gene encoding uncharacterized hydrolase YugF-like isoform X2, with translation MTTVTAFSPAAVRPPMCFLNTARCPKPSRFKVSADNFPSFLPKQVEKIKDPFARKLATRIQRLPVPVSFLENPIMSSCVKPLMQEQSTPVVLLHGFDSSCLEWRYTLPLLEEAGLETWAIDILGWGFCDLERTPRCDVATKREHLYQFWKTYIRRPMLLVGPSLGAAVAIDFAVKYPEAVDSLVFLDASVYAEGTGNLAKLPKPVAYAGVYVLKRTALRFYGTSLTYNSLPFDTCLERTNVGRLHCLLPWWEDATVAFMTSGGYKVSSQIKKVKQRTLIIWGEDDRIISSKLGVRLQCELPNSKLRLVPECGHIPHLEKPTVAAKMILEFYKENQQLESSVRSANKGSLSSPFKLVRP
- the LOC124926422 gene encoding uncharacterized hydrolase YugF-like isoform X1, which gives rise to MTTVTAFSPAAVRPPMCFLNTARCPKPSRFKVSADNFPSFLPKQVEKIKDPFARKLATRIQRLPVPVSFLENPIMSSCVKPLMQEQSTPVVLLHGFDSSCLEWRYTLPLLEEAGLETWAIDILGWGFCDLERTPRCDVATKREHLYQFWKTYIRRPMLLVGPSLGAAVAIDFAVKYPEAGHLLQVDSLVFLDASVYAEGTGNLAKLPKPVAYAGVYVLKRTALRFYGTSLTYNSLPFDTCLERTNVGRLHCLLPWWEDATVAFMTSGGYKVSSQIKKVKQRTLIIWGEDDRIISSKLGVRLQCELPNSKLRLVPECGHIPHLEKPTVAAKMILEFYKENQQLESSVRSANKGSLSSPFKLVRP